The Hyphomicrobium sp. MC1 genome window below encodes:
- a CDS encoding calcium-binding protein: MKFGLLGVAALVAGAALASVHYAHPAIAASASLTALDPDNDGTVDVPEAKTAAAKLFTKLDPDKDGTLDGKELSGRVDEAGLKAADPDNDGTLDQNEYDAIVVERFKAADPDSDGTLDDKELASDAGKSFLLLVE, encoded by the coding sequence ATGAAATTTGGATTATTGGGTGTCGCAGCACTGGTGGCCGGCGCCGCATTGGCATCCGTTCACTATGCACACCCGGCCATCGCCGCTTCAGCATCTCTGACCGCGCTTGATCCCGACAACGACGGCACGGTCGATGTGCCAGAAGCCAAAACTGCCGCGGCAAAACTCTTTACCAAGCTCGACCCCGACAAGGACGGAACCCTTGATGGCAAAGAGCTGTCCGGCCGCGTTGACGAAGCCGGTCTGAAAGCTGCTGACCCCGACAACGACGGCACGCTCGATCAGAACGAATACGACGCGATCGTCGTAGAGCGCTTCAAGGCGGCTGATCCCGATAGTGACGGCACGCTCGACGACAAAGAACTAGCCTCGGATGCCGGGAAATCATTCCTGCTTCTTGTTGAGTAA
- a CDS encoding response regulator transcription factor: MKLLIVEDHPIVISGCRALFSQIDGMAIVEARTAAEARLAMPREDPDVTIIDINLPDGSGLELTREFVGHDHEARIVVFSMSDTPILAIQAIQAGARGYVSKTGGSTDLREAVLAVARGDTWISDDLVQEMALLRAQNHQTETLLSEREQLVLRMLARGRSMAEIANDISVSYKTVASDCAILRKKLGARTSTEMVRIALEMKLI; encoded by the coding sequence GTGAAGCTTCTCATCGTCGAGGATCATCCGATCGTCATATCCGGCTGCCGAGCGCTCTTTTCTCAAATCGATGGGATGGCGATCGTCGAAGCGCGAACGGCAGCAGAAGCGCGGCTCGCAATGCCACGCGAAGATCCTGATGTGACGATCATCGACATCAATCTTCCGGACGGCTCGGGCCTTGAGCTGACACGTGAATTCGTCGGCCACGACCACGAAGCCCGCATCGTCGTCTTCTCGATGAGCGATACGCCGATCCTTGCGATTCAGGCGATCCAGGCCGGCGCAAGAGGCTACGTCAGCAAGACCGGTGGCTCGACCGATCTGCGCGAGGCCGTGCTGGCGGTCGCGCGCGGCGATACGTGGATCTCGGATGATCTCGTGCAGGAGATGGCGCTGCTCCGGGCACAAAACCATCAAACAGAAACGCTTCTCAGCGAGCGCGAGCAGCTCGTCCTGCGAATGCTGGCCCGCGGCCGGAGCATGGCCGAAATCGCCAACGATATTTCCGTGTCCTATAAGACCGTCGCATCGGATTGCGCGATCCTGAGGAAAAAGCTCGGCGCCCGCACATCGACCGAAATGGTCCGTATTGCCCTTGAAATGAAGCTGATCTGA
- a CDS encoding response regulator transcription factor: protein MRLLIVEDNVRIAEYIGTALRAQGFAVDAVGTGADGDAAIATTSYDAVILDLGLPDIDGLTWLGAVRKQVNQVPILVLTARDALRDLVQGLDSGADDYMRKPFEVDELVARVRALLRRPNHTIGTHLAHGNLSLNTSTREVLVDGVGVEVGKRECSALELLLRRAGRVVPKTAIEEALYSFDEELSSNAIEVLIHRLRKRMSDANANVHIHTLRGVGYILSNSTN from the coding sequence ATGCGCTTGTTGATCGTAGAAGATAATGTGCGAATTGCTGAATACATAGGGACAGCACTTCGCGCTCAAGGATTTGCCGTCGATGCCGTAGGAACGGGCGCGGATGGTGATGCCGCGATCGCGACGACATCCTACGACGCAGTTATTCTCGATCTTGGATTACCTGATATCGACGGCCTTACTTGGCTTGGCGCCGTTAGAAAGCAAGTCAATCAAGTTCCCATTCTCGTTCTAACTGCCCGAGACGCTTTACGCGATTTGGTGCAGGGGCTCGATTCTGGCGCAGACGACTATATGCGCAAGCCGTTCGAGGTCGATGAACTCGTTGCGCGCGTGCGCGCATTGCTGAGGCGGCCGAACCATACCATCGGGACGCATCTCGCTCACGGCAATCTCTCGCTCAATACGAGCACGCGAGAAGTGCTCGTCGATGGCGTCGGGGTCGAAGTTGGAAAACGCGAATGCAGTGCACTTGAGCTTTTGCTCCGACGCGCGGGGCGGGTCGTTCCCAAGACGGCAATCGAGGAAGCGCTCTACAGCTTCGACGAGGAGCTTTCATCTAACGCAATCGAAGTTCTCATCCATCGTTTACGCAAACGCATGAGCGATGCCAACGCCAATGTCCATATCCACACATTGCGCGGAGTTGGGTATATTTTATCAAATTCCACGAACTAG